Part of the Canis lupus dingo isolate Sandy chromosome 14, ASM325472v2, whole genome shotgun sequence genome, AATTTAgggtaatataataatagtaggggactttaatatccCACTTATATCACTGGGTAGTCGTTAAGGCAGAAGATTAATAAGCAGTGGCTTTGTATTCAAGACCAGATGGACTTACATATACAACGTTCCATACAAAACAacaatatacattcttttcaagtgcacatggaacattctccaggataggtCACGTTAGGCCACAAATtaagtctcaaaaaatttaagaagattgaaatcgtATCATgcatgttttctgaccacaagggtatgaaactagaaatcagtcacaagaaaaaaaatggaaaaaacaaacacatgtagtaggctaaacaacatgctgcCAAACAACCAGTGAGTTAATAAAGAAAtcaagaggaaatttaaaaaatacatggagattaatgaaaacacaacagtaaaatctttggaatgcagtgaaaacaattttatagtgatacaggcctacctcaagaaacaagaatctcaaacaacctaaccttacacctataAGAGCTAGCTAGCTAAAAGAACTAAACGAgctaaagaataaacaaagcctGAAtctagtagaaggaaggaaataataaagatcagagcagaaataaatgaaatggagactaaaaaacaaaacaaaacaatggaaaagatcaatgaaaccaagacctggctctttgaaaagatgcAGTATCTGAATAAACCTTagtgtatttgttctttcttctacTGAGAAGTACAGTgagattgtttccaattttttttttaagattttttattagagagaggcagaaggagaagctgactccatgcagggagcctgatgtgggattcgatcccgggtctccaggatcacaccctgggctgaaggcggcactaaactactaagccaccgggtctgcccttgtttccaatttttgcttTAACAAGTAGTACCACACTTCTTATGCTACTCAGTCACATGTTTGAAAGTTTCTTTAGAATGATAGTTCTCAACCTGGGTCAGCCAGGGAACAGTTAGCAAGGTTGGAGGCATTTTTGATTATCAAGACTGAGGAGGGTGTGCTACTGGCATCTCCTGGGTAGAGACTAGATATACTGCTAAAACATCCTATGGTGCAAGAACAGATTCCCATCCACCCCACTACAAAAGTATTATCCAATTTGTTAATAGTGtgaaggttgagaaaccctgttcTGGGGCATATACTTAGAGGTGGGATTGATAAAGCTTGCATTTGTGCAACTCTTTTTCAGTTATTATATGAAACTGACTtctgtaaaacataaaatattttcaatacagGTAAAGATTTGGAATGTCTTGAATTAAAGTTTCTTTGGTAATAATGGCAGTCCAGTTATAAACAATTTAATTAAACTAGATAGAGTTAGTGGCATTATATAGAGTTAAATATTTACTTACCTAGAGGGTGCATACATTCTTTTAACTTCATGAACTAAAATATATTGTTACTTACTGTCTGATTAAAGGATTGATTGTAGAGTGAAAGTCTGCTTCAAAAATGTATCACTTGTGCCAGACAACAGTAGTTGGAGTATTAGACTAAAGATGCTGATTGAATGAGAGAAAAACTACAGcatgaaaaatagagaattttttCCTGACaaagattattattaaatattaaaaggttAAGGATTTGATAACTTTCTCTCTAGTGTGAGAGAATTAGTGTTTTAATTGAAAGTAAGAGAATTAACAATACATTTTGAAACCTACTGTTAAGTCTATAAGAACCACCACTCTCTTTTGAAAACCTGaggaaagggcagcccaggtggctcagtggtttagcactgccttcagcccagggcatgatcttgaggacccaggatcgagtcctggcttggctccctgcatggagcctgcttctccctctgcctgtgtctctgcctttctctctctctgtatctctcatgaataaatagataaaaattttttaaaaagaaaaagagaaaaaaaagaaaacccgaGGAAAGCTAGAGCCCCAGAACTATTTGCAGTAGTTCTGTGCGTACAATTTAGCATATCACTTTTGGGTGGTTTATGCATGTTCTTCAAGTCTATCCATGGGCCATTCCCAACCCCCCAGATCTCCAGGTTAAAAACTTTGCTAAAATCTATTGAAACTCTTAACAGTgctaaaaataacatatatttgaaattttcaccAATAGTAAATCAGCAGCCATTTTGTTTGTATCTTCAGTGATGGGAGAAAAATAGTGACTTGGAATTAgactttttttaagttctctaacattaaatgagtaaatatatatcttacttttatatatataacttttttttttttttggtctttttattagGTGTATGCCTCAGTGCTATGGCAACAAACTaatgaaaacagacaaaattcaacagaaaaaGTATGTTTTGGAGCTGCCCTACCGGAAGAAAAACTTAATGACTTTCGTGATGAACAAATTGGACAGTTGCAGGAGCTGATGCAAGAAGCTACTAAACCCAACAGACAATTTAGTATTACTGAATCTAGGAAACCAGAATTTTAATCTATACAATAAAACTTAGCAAAGCATTTTAAGTTCAGAACTCCTTATTTTAactctcatgtttttttttttttaatttatttcttaagattttaggCTTTGAGAATGCCTGtattaatgaaatattcttttacttGGGGATGTTATCGACAATGTATAGATCAATATATGACTAGTAGACAAAACTTTGGATTATTGAAGTAACAGTATTTGCTAGATAGGATTTGATTTTTGGACTAAAGAAAGAATGACTAAAATGGACAAAATTGTAGAATTTTGCCAGAAgtttatgtataaatttaatgCTATTTTTGTTCAAGCATTAGCCTCATGGTTTTAGCATCAGTAGATGAGTATATTGTAATAATAACAGATGTGGAATTCCAACAGagttattatttatgtattgtcACCCTGAAATTTTCATCATTTCTACTTTAATAATGCATGTATGATTATTCTTGTAAATATCCTTTCTCCCTCAGTCATTGTTTAGATATAATGGAAGATTAAAAAGAAGCTTTAAGATTCAGTACCACACATGGTATAATCTATCGTACAAATGgtagtgtaatttttttttttagtgtaatgtTTCTACAGTGTTTATTAATAACAGATGAACCCTTAAATTATACAATTTGTAGTTACCTTGAGAATCTCATGTATTGCCTCATAATTGGGGAGATAAAAAtactcataaatttttttaattcattatgaaCTGAAATAGTCAAGTGGTAATCCCATGCATATCCTAAAATGtttaatcaaaaaaaaatagttatgtaTGTCTATTTTGAGATTCTGAAGTGATCATTTTTCagattaataattgatttatatttacTCTCTTTTGCCATATTGGgctttttctttgtgtatggcTGCCAGACTCCTCAGTCCTTTTTAGTATCCCTCATTGAGTCAGTTTGGAGGTTGATGtttgtcttttctcattgaaAGGGAGTCAGTAAATCCGTGATAATCTAGGGTCTACATTGTAGGCcccaggaatataagaaatgaataaaataaagcttttgccCTCTAGGAGTTTAAAATCTAGCTTGTATCTAGGAACCATTTCATCATGAACAAATATATCACATCCTTAAACTCTGCACAATAcagtctttttcatctttcctggCTTATAGACATCTAACACCCAAAAGGACAATACTTCTTTGTGTTTTGTGAAGTGGGAGTTGTGGATCCTTTTTACTGTAACACAGAATCTCCTCCTGTTGTCCCTTTCAACCCATCACCATGCCACCTTTActtaattctttcatttgtactattttctttctggttatacttccctattctttttctttggcaaCTGGCTCATACTTCTCCATCTCAAGTCTTGCCATCACTTTGGCGACCTTAATACATCCATATGGTTGACATATGTAGTACCTGATGGTTTTCTAATGGTTCAAAATTCACTTAAACCACTCATAAAAAATTTTCCGGAAATCACAGCCATACTTATTGGACACCAAACAAATTACTAGCTTGAGGTTTTTCAAAGTTTTACTGTTACATTGCAGCATCCTTTTGGATGACATTTCTTTGAGAAACTGTGCTTTTAGCAATTGCTGTGATAAAAGTATCACACAAAAATGTTCAATATGATTACAAAGTTTGAAAAGCTGTGTTGTGTCCAAACAAATACTAAGTTGTTAGGGCATAAAAACTGAGTTATTAGAACTATGTAGTAAATGAAACTTgaatttttggggtttttgttgttgttagtttttgCTGTAGGTATGCTTTGTAAATACTGAGACACTAAGAGTATGTAAACTGAGAAAGTTTGGGAACTGCTGCACTTGGCAGTGTTAGGGAATGGTCTTTAACTATGAACTCTAGGATTTTGGCCACTCAATTTTTTCAATGTTATTCTTGTACTGCCTTCACTTCTACCTTAGTCTGTCCTAGTTTCTCTGATCTTTCACTTCCTCCATCCATTTAGCAATACCCTCAATGTcactgtctccctttcttttaaCCTCATCCACTGCTCTCACTAATGTAACTCACTTGTCAAAACCAATAGGATATTATGCACTGCAAAACTGATATGTTATCCTGTGAGGCTTGATGGTATTAACTATTCCTTACTGTTTTTAAACCACTCCTGtttactgtatatagaaaacccttaagattccaccaaaaaactgctagagaACTGATTAAGTGAATTttgtaaagttgcaggatataaaatcactGTACAGAAATCCATTTCATTCTATacacaaagcagcagaaagagaaagaaaacaatcccacttaaaattgcactaaaaatagtaaaatacataggaataaacctaaccaaagaaatgaaagactggtactctgaagactataaaacactgatgaaagaaattgaagatgacacaaagacattccatgctcatggattgtaagaacaaatattgttaaaatgtccatactacccaaagcaacctatacatttaatgcaatctccatcaagataccaacagcatttttcatagaactagaacaaaaaatcctaaaattgaaaaaaaaaaatcctaaaattgatGTGATACCACAGAATACCCCAAATAGCctaagcaatcttgaaaaaaattggaGGTACCAAtcctggacttcaagttatattacaaaactatagtaattaaaacagtatgttaCTGGCACAAGACACAGATGAATAGAatggaaaactcagaaataaacccatgattacatggtcaattaatttatgacaaaggaggaaagaatatgcagtggggaaaagactgtctcttcaacaaatggtgtcaggaaaactggatagctatatgccaaagaatgaaacttggaccgcttttttttcttacacaaaaataaactcaaaatggatgaaagacctaaatgtaagctctgaaaccataaaaatctttgaatagAGCActggcaataatttctctgacattggccatagcagcattttcctagatatgtctcctgaggtaagggaaacaaaagcaaaaataaacctttgGGGCAGGGCAAATGTGTGgctgagttaagcatctgactcttgattttggctcaggtcatgatctcagggttgtgagattgagtcctgcatttggctctgcactgagtgtggagcctgcttaagattctctttttctctctctctgcccctctgtctccaACTCACTCACATGCTCTCATATGGGACTACATGGGACTCTCATGTAGTCCCATGGGACATTGGGgctacagcaaaataaaaatctgcacaatgaaggaagtaactaaaaagcaacctactgaatgggacaagatggttgcaaatgacatatccgacaaagggctagtatctaaaatatataaagaactgataaaaacacataaaatgaataatccaattaaaaatgagcagaagacatgaacagacattccttCAAAGAGAGCATCcggatagccaacagacacaggaaaagatgttcaacattactcatcatcagggaaatctaaatcaaaaccaaaatgaggtattaccccacacctgtcagaatggttaaaattaaaagcataagagccaacaagtgttagcaagaatgtgaagagaaaggaacccttgtgtactgttggtgggaatgcaaactgttgcagctactgtggaaaacagtatggagtttcctcaaaatgttcaaaatagaCCCCCTGGTCTAGTTAccccactgctgggtatttacccaaaaaatccaaaaatacgAGGTCAACGGGttacatgcactcctatgtttattgcagcactgtTTACAACAAACtgtggaagcagtccaagtgtccatctatggatggaaaaagaagatgtggttggtttacacacacacacacacacacacacacacaggaaaactattcagccacaaaaaaatgaTATCTTGCTACTTGCAataacatagatggaactagagagtgcAATGCTATGTGAAATGttagtcaaagaaagacaaataccagatgatttcactcatgtggaatttaagaaagaaaacaagagtaaaacaaa contains:
- the SDHAF3 gene encoding succinate dehydrogenase assembly factor 3, mitochondrial, which gives rise to MPAGHVSRVRALYRRILLLHRALPPDLKTLGDLYVKDEFRRHKTVGSEEAQRFLREWEVYASVLWQQTNENRQNSTEKVCFGAALPEEKLNDFRDEQIGQLQELMQEATKPNRQFSITESRKPEF